Below is a genomic region from Leptotrichia shahii.
CAAAACAGCCTCATTTTTTTCTGCCAATTAATCTCACTCCTTTTTTTCTTTTTTATTAAAATCAATCCCATTCTAAAATTTTTCTCACAACATAAGAAGCCAACACAAGCCCAGCTGTTCCAGGTACAAATGAATTACTTCCAGGCGTAGTTTTTCTCGGAATCTCATTATTCTCCCTAAATTCAGTTGGTAATTCTTCCTTAAATAATTCCGATTTGTCAGGTTTAACTGGAATTTCTCTTGAATACACAACTGGTATATTTATAATCTTTTTCTTTTTTAAAATGCTTCTAATAGTTCTTGCCATCGGACAAACAGATGTATTTTTTATCTTTGCAATTTCTACCATTTCTGGATGCATTTTATTCCCAAATCCCATCGAAGAAATAATATTTATTTTGTTTTCTACACAATATTTAATTAAATTAACCTTACTTCCAATTACATCAATAGCATCCACAACAAAGTCATATTTATATTTACAATTTTTCTTACCATTATTCAAATCTTTTGATTCTTCAAAATTTTCAACCTTTTCAAAATTCCCTAAAACTTCCTCAACATTATCAGCAACCAGTTTTTTCACAAGTTCAACTTCACATTCAGGATTAATATCCAAAATTCTCTCCTTCATGACCTCAACTTTAGACTTCCCAATCGTACTTCTAAGTGAATGAAGCTGTCTATTAATATTTGATTCTGAAATCTCATCAAAATCAACCATCGTAATATGCCCAACTCCAGCTCTCGCCAAAGCTTCCACAGTATAAGATCCAACTCCGCCAACTCCAAAAACTATAACTCTCGAATTATTCAACTTTTCAATTCCATCTTCTCCAACCATCATTGAAAATCTGGCAAATGTCTGATTCTTATTATTCATATTTAAAATATTTCTCCTTTTCAACACTTATTTTTAGTCATTTACAAAAGTATAAAAATCCGAATAAAAACAGCATCTTTAAATTTCTATCTTTATTATTTCCTCTCTACTTTTTTATTATTTAAAAAGAGCAGAATTTCAAATAAATTAGACTTTTATTCCTCACATACCTTTCTTTTCAATTTTTAAAATTTCGCCCCTATTATATCACAAATTTAAAAAATGTAAATAGCCAAAATATAAAAATTTTATTATCTACTTTTATTATATTCGATTTCATTTTTTCTTTTCAAACTCTTTCTCAAACGAACTCAAATCCATATTTTTTAACACTCTCTCAAGTAAAAACGGCAATTTTTCAGGATTACAAGCAAAACATGGAATTCCAAGCGAAGCAATTTTTCCAGACATTTGTGAGTCATAATAAGGTTTCCCATCTCCAGATATTGCTAAAAGACAAACTACTATTACTCCCGAATCTTTCATTTCTTGTAATCTTCTTAACATTTCACCACGATTCCCACTTTCAATTAAATCAGAAATTAGAAAAAATATTGTCTTTTTCGGATTTTCAATATATTTTGTACAATATTTAATTGATTTATTGATATTTGTTCCACCACCTAGCTGAAATCCATATAGCAAATCAACTGGATCATCTGATTTTTCTGTCAAATCCACAATTTCAGTATCAAAAGCTACTACTCGTGTTTTCAGTGAAGCGATACTTGCTAAAATACAAGCCATTACTGAAGAATAAATTACAGATTCTCCCATTGATCCACTTTGGTCAATATCCAAAATGACTGTAAATTTACTTGTGGGATTAACACTTGCTCGCTCGAAAAAATAATAATGCTCTGGAACAATTTTTTTTAATTCCCTATTGTAATTTTTTATCCCTCTTCGTATCGTTGTTTTAAAATCCAAAGATGACGCAGATGGAATTGGCGAGTGTTGTTTCTTGTTAAGTGCTGCTCTAACTGCTCTTCTAATATCACTTTCCAACAATTTATTAATTTCCTCTACAATTTTTTTTATGAAATTTCTAACACTTTCTTTACTTTTTTGTGGAATTTGC
It encodes:
- a CDS encoding tRNA threonylcarbamoyladenosine dehydratase, with protein sequence MNNKNQTFARFSMMVGEDGIEKLNNSRVIVFGVGGVGSYTVEALARAGVGHITMVDFDEISESNINRQLHSLRSTIGKSKVEVMKERILDINPECEVELVKKLVADNVEEVLGNFEKVENFEESKDLNNGKKNCKYKYDFVVDAIDVIGSKVNLIKYCVENKINIISSMGFGNKMHPEMVEIAKIKNTSVCPMARTIRSILKKKKIINIPVVYSREIPVKPDKSELFKEELPTEFRENNEIPRKTTPGSNSFVPGTAGLVLASYVVRKILEWD
- a CDS encoding VWA domain-containing protein — encoded protein: MDYKEDIKRWRLILGKDTEEEFSSMDSEALPSFTEEDWLMDKALDAIYNPTGQFMGGDSAGRGPSNPQISRWLGDVRTLFDKELVKIIQTDAMERCGLKQLLFEPEILDQVEPNINLASTIMLLKEQIPQKSKESVRNFIKKIVEEINKLLESDIRRAVRAALNKKQHSPIPSASSLDFKTTIRRGIKNYNRELKKIVPEHYYFFERASVNPTSKFTVILDIDQSGSMGESVIYSSVMACILASIASLKTRVVAFDTEIVDLTEKSDDPVDLLYGFQLGGGTNINKSIKYCTKYIENPKKTIFFLISDLIESGNRGEMLRRLQEMKDSGVIVVCLLAISGDGKPYYDSQMSGKIASLGIPCFACNPEKLPFLLERVLKNMDLSSFEKEFEKKK